The nucleotide window CCACGGCACGGTCTGTGCGGGCCGGGCGAGCAGAGGCCTCAACCAGTGAGGCGACCTCGGGATCGTCTAGCAGTAGGGGAAGGAGAGCGGTCAAACGCACATGCGGGAGTGTAAAGGTCAGGTAAACCGGTGGCGAATGTCTCCCGCAGCCAAACCGCACCCTGCCGCAAACGAGTATCGTCCCCCGCTAGCGTTGGCATAACACACTTCCCCGGAGGCCCCCCTTGGAACCAGAACTCATCATCGAGGCGCTGCGGCGGCGCTTCATCCTCATCGTCGCGCACGTTATCGTGGGCATCGCTGCGGGCATTGCCCTGGCGGTCTTTGGTACGCCTGTGTTCTCCTCCTCAGCTACGGCAATCGTGGTGGCCGAATCTGATGGATCAAGTAACAACGTCTCGGGCTCCCAGCTGATCGTGGCCTCGATCATGCCCACTATCGTCCAGATCGGCTCCTCCCACAACTTGCAGGCACAGGTAGCCCAGGACACTGGCCTGCCGCTGAGCCAGGTTGAGGGGCGCATCACCGTGGCCAACCCCACCACCACCTTCATGATAGAGGTCACCGCTGAGGGAGACACCGCCGCGCAGGCACAGCAGCTTGCTGATGCCGAGGTCAAGGCCATGCGCAAGCAGATCACGAGCATGGCAGTGACTCTCTCTGGGAAATCGGCCCAGCTCACCCTGGCTGACGTTGACACCGCGAGCCTGCCCACCGCCCCTATCGGCCCGTCCAAGGTGCGTTACGGCATTGTTGGCGCCGTGCTCGGCTCCACCCTGGGTGTGTTGATCGCCCTCGCCCTGGACTCCCGTCTGGGCGGACGTCGTAGTTCTGCGCGATGACCAGTTTTCGCTCCTCGGCGATGGCGGGGGTGGACTCTCCCTACCGACGGGTGCGGCAGACCTTCCGCCGCTGGAACCGCCCGAACGTGTCCGCCAGCGAGTGGTGGTTCGCCGTCATCCTGCTGGTGCTTATCGGGCTGCGCCTTAAGCTTCCCGGTGGCGTGAACTTTGGCAACGTATTGGCGGTGCTGGCCCTGCCGGTCACCTGGACGACAGTGCGCCGCTCTCGCCTGTTCACGATCCTGTCAACACTGACAATCATCGCCCTGCTGTCCGGGTTCGTGCTGCTAATGCTGAACCTGCAATGGGCCACCTTCGTGCGTTCTGAGCTGGTCACCTCCCTGTTCCTGGTGACGCTGTTCCCTGCTGTGGCTGCGGCAATCGCTTGGGGTGCGGAGCGCCTGACGCTGCCGGTGGCGGTAGCCGCTTACTCCGCGGGCCTTACCTACATTGGTGTGCGCAATATCCCCACTACCCCCAACCCGTGGAAGTACGTGTTGGGCTACCCGACGACGGTGCTGGTCCTGGCCCTGGTGGACCGTAGCCCCCGCTGGGTGCAGCTGCTGACCGTGGTTGGGCTCGCAGGACTGTGGGCGATCAATGACTCCCGTTCCATCCTGGGCTACCTAGCGATGATTACCGCTCTGCTGATCTGGCAGTTCCTGGCGGAGCAGTTCGTCATTAAGGCCCGCACGCCCAAGTTTCTGGCCGCCTACCAGGTGGGTGTGCTCGGTGCGCTGATGAGCATCGTGATGATCGCGATCGTGACGGCCGCTAGTAGTGGCCTGCTGGGCGACTCCGCGCAGGCCCGCACGCAGTCGCAGTCCGCGTCGTCGACGAATCTGGTGCTCTCTGCGCGCCCCGAGGCAGCAGCCACCTGGGGGCTGATGAAGCACCGTCCGGAAGGCTTTGGCCTGGGCGTCAAGCCTGGCTACGACGACGAGCGTGCCGCCATGCACGAGATGAACGGCATCGAGTACGACCCCGAGAATGGCTACGTCTACAACTTCATTTTTGGGCACGGCGTGGAGCTGCACTCCTCCACATCTGACCTGTGGGCGGCCTGCGGCATACCGGGCGCTGTGCTGGCACTGTTCTGTTTCTGCCTGGTGGGTTGGGCGCTGGTGCGTAACCTGGGTTCCTTCCACCTGTCTCCGTGGCTGTTCTTCGTGGCGATTGGTGCCCTCTGGGACACCTTCTTCAGCCCGTTGATCACCTCAGCACCGGGTATCGCCGTGACGATCGGGGCGTTGTTGTCAATGCGGCCTCTTTCCAAGCAGGCGGATCTGATCCGCGGCACTGGTCCCTTGCGCGACGACATCATGTTCAATCAGGTCCGCTATTCCTGACCCGCTTCAGCGGGTCAGCGGTTCAGCGGCCGTGAGGCTGGGACTTCTTGCGGGAGTACTCGCGCAC belongs to Actinomyces trachealis and includes:
- a CDS encoding YveK family protein, which gives rise to MEPELIIEALRRRFILIVAHVIVGIAAGIALAVFGTPVFSSSATAIVVAESDGSSNNVSGSQLIVASIMPTIVQIGSSHNLQAQVAQDTGLPLSQVEGRITVANPTTTFMIEVTAEGDTAAQAQQLADAEVKAMRKQITSMAVTLSGKSAQLTLADVDTASLPTAPIGPSKVRYGIVGAVLGSTLGVLIALALDSRLGGRRSSAR